Proteins encoded together in one Pectinophora gossypiella chromosome 20, ilPecGoss1.1, whole genome shotgun sequence window:
- the LOC126376155 gene encoding signal peptide peptidase-like 3 isoform X2 → MPQLGANVEYQEYKWAYSIMDSSKVSACLISMLLIVYGSFRSLNMEREARERAEREREATLLGGKPAPPSTSNSNVQTLNTMQALCFPLGSSVALLVMFFFFDSMQTLVAICTAIIACAALAFLLTPLCQYVAGTAGVGASRVPVCGRYSAPELAAAILAAAIVAVWVLTGHWLLMDAMGMGLCVTFIALIRLPSLKVSTLLLTGLLLYDVFWVFFSSYIFTTNVMVKVATRPAENPMNVVARRLQLGGAMRDAPKLSLPAKLVFPSMHHQGHFSMLGLGDIVMPGLLLCFVLRYDAYKKATLVCQMGQVPGPRSMGSRLTYFHCSLLGYFLGLLTATVSAEVFKAAQPALLYLVPFTLLPLLTMAYVKGDLRRMWSEPFIAPPSGKAGADFDV, encoded by the exons GGTATCAGCATGTCTGATATCGATGTTGCTGATCGTGTACGGCAGTTTCCGCTCCCTGAACATGGAGCGAGAGGCTCGGGAGCGGGCGGAGCGCGAGCGAGAGGCCACGCTGCTCGGCGGCAAGCCCGCGCCTCCCTCCACTAGCAATAGCA ATGTGCAGACACTGAACACGATGCAGGCGCTGTGTTTCCCGCTGGGCTCGTCAGTCGCGCTACTTgtgatgttcttcttcttcgacTCCATGCAGACGCTCGTCGCTATATGTACTGCTA TAATAGCATGCGCAGCGCTGGCGTTCCTGCTGACCCCGCTGTGCCAGTACGTGGCGGGCACGGCGGGCGTGGGCGCCAGTAGAGTACCAGTGTGCGGCCGGTACTCCGCGCCAGAGCTGGCCGCCGCCATACTAGCCGCGGCCATAGTGGCTGTGTGGGTGCTCACCGGCCACTGGCTGCTGATGGACG CAATGGGCATGGGCCTGTGCGTGACCTTCATCGCGCTGATCCGCCTGCCTTCCCTGAAGGTGTCCACGCTGCTGCTGACGGGGCTGCTGCTCTACGACGTGTTCTGGGTCTTCTTCTCCTCCTACATCTTCACTACCAACGTCATGGTCAAGGTGGCCACCAG GCCAGCGGAGAACCCGATGAACGTGGTGGCGCGGCGGCTGCAGCTGGGCGGCGCCATGCGGGACGCGCCCAAGCTGTCGCTGCCCGCCAAGCTGGTGTTCCCCTCCATGCACCACCAGGGACACTTCAGCATGCTCG GTCTAGGAGACATAGTGATGCCGGGTTTGTTGCTGTGCTTCGTGCTGCGGTACGACGCGTACAAGAAGGCGACCCTTGTGTGCCAAATGGGACAGGTGCCCGGCCCTCGCTCTATG GGGTCTCGGCTGACGTACTTCCACTGCTCCCTGCTGGGGTACTTCCTGGGGCTGCTGACGGCCACGGTGTCCGCGGAGGTGTTCAAGGCGGCGCAGCCCGCGCTGCTCTACCTCGTGCCCTTCACGCTGCTGCCGCTGCTCACCATGGCCTACGTCAAG GGTGACCTGAGAAGAATGTGGAGTGAGCCGTTCATAGCGCCGCCGAGCGGCAAGGCGGGCGCCGACTTCGACGTGTGA
- the LOC126376155 gene encoding signal peptide peptidase-like 3 isoform X1 codes for MPQLGANVEYQEYKWAYSIMDSSKVSACLISMLLIVYGSFRSLNMEREARERAEREREATLLGGKPAPPSTSNSMFCFPADVQTLNTMQALCFPLGSSVALLVMFFFFDSMQTLVAICTAIIACAALAFLLTPLCQYVAGTAGVGASRVPVCGRYSAPELAAAILAAAIVAVWVLTGHWLLMDAMGMGLCVTFIALIRLPSLKVSTLLLTGLLLYDVFWVFFSSYIFTTNVMVKVATRPAENPMNVVARRLQLGGAMRDAPKLSLPAKLVFPSMHHQGHFSMLGLGDIVMPGLLLCFVLRYDAYKKATLVCQMGQVPGPRSMGSRLTYFHCSLLGYFLGLLTATVSAEVFKAAQPALLYLVPFTLLPLLTMAYVKGDLRRMWSEPFIAPPSGKAGADFDV; via the exons GGTATCAGCATGTCTGATATCGATGTTGCTGATCGTGTACGGCAGTTTCCGCTCCCTGAACATGGAGCGAGAGGCTCGGGAGCGGGCGGAGCGCGAGCGAGAGGCCACGCTGCTCGGCGGCAAGCCCGCGCCTCCCTCCACTAGCAATAGCA TGTTCTGCTTCCCCGCAGATGTGCAGACACTGAACACGATGCAGGCGCTGTGTTTCCCGCTGGGCTCGTCAGTCGCGCTACTTgtgatgttcttcttcttcgacTCCATGCAGACGCTCGTCGCTATATGTACTGCTA TAATAGCATGCGCAGCGCTGGCGTTCCTGCTGACCCCGCTGTGCCAGTACGTGGCGGGCACGGCGGGCGTGGGCGCCAGTAGAGTACCAGTGTGCGGCCGGTACTCCGCGCCAGAGCTGGCCGCCGCCATACTAGCCGCGGCCATAGTGGCTGTGTGGGTGCTCACCGGCCACTGGCTGCTGATGGACG CAATGGGCATGGGCCTGTGCGTGACCTTCATCGCGCTGATCCGCCTGCCTTCCCTGAAGGTGTCCACGCTGCTGCTGACGGGGCTGCTGCTCTACGACGTGTTCTGGGTCTTCTTCTCCTCCTACATCTTCACTACCAACGTCATGGTCAAGGTGGCCACCAG GCCAGCGGAGAACCCGATGAACGTGGTGGCGCGGCGGCTGCAGCTGGGCGGCGCCATGCGGGACGCGCCCAAGCTGTCGCTGCCCGCCAAGCTGGTGTTCCCCTCCATGCACCACCAGGGACACTTCAGCATGCTCG GTCTAGGAGACATAGTGATGCCGGGTTTGTTGCTGTGCTTCGTGCTGCGGTACGACGCGTACAAGAAGGCGACCCTTGTGTGCCAAATGGGACAGGTGCCCGGCCCTCGCTCTATG GGGTCTCGGCTGACGTACTTCCACTGCTCCCTGCTGGGGTACTTCCTGGGGCTGCTGACGGCCACGGTGTCCGCGGAGGTGTTCAAGGCGGCGCAGCCCGCGCTGCTCTACCTCGTGCCCTTCACGCTGCTGCCGCTGCTCACCATGGCCTACGTCAAG GGTGACCTGAGAAGAATGTGGAGTGAGCCGTTCATAGCGCCGCCGAGCGGCAAGGCGGGCGCCGACTTCGACGTGTGA